From a single Hypanus sabinus isolate sHypSab1 chromosome 7, sHypSab1.hap1, whole genome shotgun sequence genomic region:
- the LOC132397067 gene encoding eukaryotic initiation factor 4A-I-like → MSRTVMSEDGADYRSNDHGSPDRMEPEGVIESNWTEIVDNFDDMNLRENLLRGIYAYGFEKPSAIQQRAILPCIREYDVIAQAQSGTGKTATFAISILQQLDVELKETQALVLAPTRELALQIQKVIVALGDYMGGTCFSCIGGTSIRSDMQKFQLEAPHIVVGTPGRVFDMMNRQHLSTRYIKMFVLDEADEMLSRGFKDQIYEIFQKLNTSIQVVLLSATMPSDVLEVTKKFMRDPIRILVKKEELTLEGIRQFYINVEREEWKLDTLCDLYETLTITQAVIFINTRRKVDWLTEKMLARDFTVSALHGDMDQKERDLIMREFRSGSSRVLITTDLLARGIDVQQVSLVINYDLPSNRENYIHRIGRGGRFGRKGVAINLITEEDRRTLRDIESFYNTTVDEMPMNVADLI, encoded by the exons ATGTCCAGAACGGTTATGTCAGAAGACGGTGCTGACTACAG ATCTAACGATCATGGCTCCCCTGACAGAATGGAACCAGAAGGAGTCATTGAG AGTAACTGGACTGAGATTGTTGATAACTTTGACGACATGAACCTACGTGAAAACCTCCTTCGTGGAATCTATGCATATGGGTTTGAAAAGCCATCTGCTATCCAGCAGCGAGCCATTCTTCCCTGCATCAGGG AGTATGATGTTATTGCCCAGGCACAATCCGGGACGGGCAAGACAGCCACATTTGCCATTTCTATCTTACAGCAGCTCGATGTGGAACTGAAGGAGACACAGGCCTTGGTCTTGGCTCCAACCAGGGAGCTGGCTCTGCAG ATTCAGAAGGTCATAGTGGCCCTAGGAGACTACATGGGAGGCACTTGCTTCTCCTGTATCGGTGGTACCAGCATCAGATCTGACATGCAGAAGTTTCAGTTGGAAGCACCCCACATTGTCGTGGGGACCCCGGGCCGTGTGTTCGATATGATGAACCGCCAGCACCTTT CTACAAGATACATCAAGATGTTCGTTTTGGATGAAGCTGATGAGATGCTGAGCAGAGGGTTTAAGGACCAAATCTATGAAATATTTCAGAAACTTAACACCTCCATTCAG GTGGTATTGCTATCTGCTACGATGCCTTCGGATGTCCTGGAGGTGACCAAGAAGTTCATGCGTGATCCGATTCGTATACTTGTGAAGAAGGAGGAGCTCACACTGGAGGGTATCAGGCAGTTCTACATCAACGTGGAGCGTGAG GAATGGAAATTGGACACGCTATGTGATCTGTATGAAACTCTCACTATCACTCAAGCTGTGATATTCATCAACACCAGGAGGAAAGTGGATTGGCTCACTGAAAAAATGCTTGCCAGAGATTTCACTGTTTCTGCATTG CATGGTGACATGGACCAAAAGGAGAGAGATCTCATTATGCGGGAGTTCCGCTCTGGATCCAGCCGTGTTCTCATTACTACTGACTTGCTG GCCCGTGGTATTGATGTGCAGCAAGTGTCCCTGGTTATCAACTATGATCTACCTTCAAACCGTGAGAACTATATTCACAG AATTGGCCGTGGAGGCCGTTTTGGGCGCAAAGGTGTCGCCATTAATCTAATCACTGAGGAAGACAGACGGACCCTTCGTGACATTGAGTCGTTCTACAACACTACTGTGGATGAAATGCCAATGAATGTGGCTGATCTGATCTGA